The nucleotide window GTGGCTTGCTGTCCTACCTGACCGCGGCCGCCGGCAATGTCGATGCGGCGGTGGCCTACTACGGCGGCGGCATCCAGAATCAGCTGGACAAGGCCGGCAGCGTGACGGTGCCGCTCCTGATGCACTTCGGCGGCAAGGACAGCCATATTCCCGCCGATGCCGTGAAAAGCATCGCCGAACGGTTCGGCGACCGCGACAACGTGGAAATCCATGTCTACCCGGAAGCGGAACACGGTTTCAACTGCTCGCACCGGGGCAGCTACCACCAGCGCTCGTCCGTCGAGGCACGCGGCAACACGCTGCTGTTCCTTTCCGAGAACCTGTAAGCCCGCGCACGGGCGCGCTACAATGGATTTTTAATCCCCGGCGCCCCGCGCGGGCGCCGCTCCAGCCATGGCCAGACTCAAGCTCGCATTCCCCGAAGACCAGTTCGTTTTTTCAACACAGATGTCGGTACGCGTCACCGATATCAACCACGGCAACCACCTGTCCAACGACTCGATGATCTCGATGATTTCCGAGGCGCGCGCCCGGTTCCTCTACGAGTACGGGGTGCGTGAGACGGAAAGCGACGGCAGCGGGATCATCGTGACCGACCTGGCCACCACCTACCGCGCCGAAGCCCATGCGCGCGACCAGCTGCTGTTCGAAGTGGGCGTGATGGACTTCAACAAGTACGGCGGCGACATCATCTTCCGCATCACCCGCCCGGCCGATGGCACGCTGGTGGCGATGGCCAAGTACGGCTTTGTGTTCTTCAACTACCGGTTGAAGGAAGTGGTGCCGATGCCGGATGATTTCCGCGCGAAATTCCCGCGGGTGAACTGGGTCGATTGAGGGTGTGACCGGCTGGCCGGGCGGCTGCATCGGCTGCCCGGCGGGAGCTGCGTGCGGGAGAGGAGGTATCAGCCTCTTCCGCTTCAGCTCACCAGTTCCTTTTCTTCACGCCGCGTTCAGGCGCTTACTTCCGGCTCACCTGGCTGCCCAGGATCGTCTTCTGGAACCAGTCGTCCACCATCTGCTTTTCATAGCGCAGCGGATCACCCGACGTGTACCGGTTGATACGCTGCTGGTACATCATGTTCTTCAATGTGTCCTCGCCGCTGCGCAGGACCTGGCCATCCTGCTCCAGCGTATAGCTGAGCTTCATGGTGGGCCAGTCGGCGCCGCCGCGCATGATGCGGATATCGTTGGTCGCCCAGCGGCGCGGCTCTTCGCGGCCCGCCAGGTCGATGTCGGTCACGGTCACTTTCAGGTTTTGCCCGGCCGGCAAGTCCTTGGCCAGGTCATTGAAATGCCGCGTCACTTCCTTCAGCACCCGGTCGCGGTCGTGCAGCGAGTGGGGCATGTCGATGAATTCATCCGGCTTGACGTAGTCGACGGTGACGCCGGCGCTTGCGGCACCTGTCGCCGCCAGCAGCGCCGCGGCCAGCCAGGAGCGTGGTTGCAGTCGCATGATGTTTCCTTTCCTCGGTTTTGTCCTGTGATCAGCCTTTGAATATACGCCGAACACGTGAAAGGATCATTTCCGCTGTCACGATGATGTAACAGATCGCAACTACCATGCTCCCATCTTGCCGGACGGTGGCCGTCCGGAAATGTCTCTAGACAGAGGCCCGCGGGCGGCAAGCCCGCAAAACGGAGTCCTGATGCGTCGTGCTCACGGCGCTATCCTTCGCCGCACCCCGCTCACGCCGGGTGCGGTTTTTTTTTGTTGCCAGGATTTTTGTTGCCCAGATTCGGGGTCTGACCCCGGTTTCCGGAAATGTTTCACAGATTCGGGGTCTGACCCCGGTTTCCGGAAATGTTGCAAAGCCGGTGACAGAAAAACGGTGACAGTCACCAATTTTCCGGAAACATTGCAAAAGAAATGGTGACTGTCACCGTTTTTCCGGAAATGTTGCAAAAGAAATGGTGACTGTCACCGTTTTTCCGGAAACATTGCAAAAGAATTGGAGCCTGTCACCGGTTTTTTCGGCGGCTTTTTGTGCGTGTGCTAACGGCCGCTGCGTGGCGGCCGGGCCAGACTGTGTTCTTCAATCCAAGGTGGAGCGCAGCATGCCCGAAGGCCCTTCCCTCGTCATCCTCAAAGAACTGGCGCGGCCGTTCGAAGGCCGCACGATCGCGGCGGCGCATGGCAACAGCAAGGCCGTGCCGTTCGATGAATTGCCTGGCCAGCCGATCCTGTCGCTGCGCACCTGGGGCAAGCACTTCCTGATCGAATTGCCGCTATATACAATCCGCATCCATTTCCTGATGTTCGGCAGTTACCGGATCGACGAGCGCAAGGAGAACAGCCCGGAACGCCTGGGCCTGGCCTTCGAGGAAGGCGGCGAGCTGAACTTCTACACTTGCGCGGTCAAGCTGCTCGAGGGCGACCTCGACGCGGCGTACGAATGGCAGGCCGATGTGATGGCGGATGCCTGGAAACCCGCGGCCGCGCTGAAGAAACTGCGGGCGAAGCCCGACACGCTGGTGTGCGATGCGCTGCTCGACCAGGAGATCTTTTCCGGCGTCGGCAACATCATCAAGAATGAAGTGCTGTTCCGCCTGAAGATTCATCCGGCCTCGACGGTCGGCGCGCTGCCTGCCGCGAAGCTGCGGGAACTCGTGAAGCACGCCCGGCAATACAGCTTCGAATTCCTCGAATGGAAGAAGGCGTTCGTGCTGAAACAGCACTGGCTCGCTCACACCAAGCGGATTTGCCCGCGCTGCAATATTGCATTGCACAAGGCCCACCTGGGCAAGACCAAACGGCGCACCTTCTGGTGCGAACGGTGCCAGAAACGCTACGGTCCGGTGTTGTAAAGCCGTAGCGCAAAAATTCTTTCCTGTTGTTAATAATGGAACTGGCGCATACAATCGGCATGACCGCGCCCGGAAAATGCCCGGTTTCCTGTTCCCAATCATGAAGCGCTCCATGTCCTTTCTGTCTTCAACATCGCCCAAGCTGCCACCCTGGAAAATCCTGCTGGTCGACGACGAGCCCGATATCCATGACATCACCAAGCTGACACTGGCCCGTTTCCGGCTCGATGGCCGCGGCCTGAGCTTCCTGCATGCCTACAGCGGCCAGGAAGCCAAGGAAATCCTGTCCCGCGAAACGGACATCGCCCTGGTCTTCCTGGACGTGGTGATGGAACGCGAAGACAGCGGCCTGGAAGTGGCGCGCTGGATGCGGCACGACCTGGACAACCAGTTCACCCGCATCGTGCTGCGCACCGGCCAGCCGGGCCAGGCGCCGGAAGAACGCGTGATCGTCGACTACGACATCAACGACTACAAGGAAAAGACCGAGCTGGACCGCACCAAGCTGTTCACGACCACGTTCGCCGCGCTGCGCGCCTACCGCGACATCATGAAAGTCGAGGAAGCACGCCAGCAGCAGGTGCACTACCGGGAAGGGCTCGAGCGGGTGATCGCGGCTTCCACGCACATCTTCCAGCAGCGCAACCTGAAGGACTTCGCCAGTGGCCTGCTGCAGCAGGTGGTCGCGCTCCTGCGGCTGGAGCACAGCATGCTGCTGCGCCTGCGCGGCGCCACCGCGATCGCCGGCGAAGGCGATTTCGAAGTGCTGGCGCAGATCGGCGAGGAAACGCTGCTGACGCCGGAACTGATCGCCCAGCTGCAGGCAGCCGAACGCAACCGTATTTCCAGGCTGGAAGGCGACACCTATGTCGGCTACTTCCCGAACCACAGCGGCAAGGCTTCGCTGCTGGTGTTGAAAGGCGTGGATGAAATTTCCGAGATCGATACCAAGCTGCTGGAAATCTTCTGCAGCGACGTGGCGATCGCCTTCGACAATATCCTGCTGAACCAGGAAATCACCGATACCCAGGCCGAGCTGATCATGCGCCTGGGCGACGTGGTCGAGTCGCGCTCGAACGAAGCCGGCAACCACGTACGCCGCATGGCCGAGGTGTGCCACCTGCTGGCCACGGCGGCCGGCCTGCCGCACGAGGAAACGGCGGTGCTGAAGCATGCCGCGCCGATGCACGATATCGGCAAGATCGCCACGCCCGACGCGGTGCTGCTGAAACCCGGCAAGCTCACCCCGGAAGAGTGGGAAATCATGAAGCAGCACCCGGCCGTGGGCGCCTCGATCCTCGACGGCTCGCAGCGCCCGATCCTGAAGGCGGCCGCCGTCATCGCCCACCAGCACCACGAGAAATACGACGGTACCGGCTACCCGCAGGGCCTGAAGGGCGAAGACATCCACCTGTATGCCCGCATCGTGGCCGTGGCCGACGTGTTCGACGCGCTGATGCACAAGCGCGTGTACAAGGATGCCTGGCCGGTCGACCGCGTGATCGACTACCTGCGCGAAGTCGCCGGCAAGCACCTGGACCCGCGCTTCGTCGAGCTGTTGATCCAGAACGTGGACGAAGCGCTGGCGATCACGAAGCGGCTGCCGGACTGACGACGGCTGGGTCTCCTGAATCGGCGGCCTTCCTGAAACCGATGTCTCGTATGATGTCCCTGTCGATTCTTTGGCAAAATTACCGCTGAAGGAAACGGCCAGGCAGAGTGACGTCGATGGTGTCTGAGGCCCCGAGCCTGTGTGTCAGATTGGCGCCTCTGCCTGTTTTTCATTGTTAAGTCCGGACGGTATCTTAGGCTTCGAGCCTGCATACGAGGGTGGTCGACAAATGAATGAGGTAGGTACGCCAGTTGTAGGAATTGATGTCAGCAAAAGCAAGCTTGATATTGCATTGCTGGTGAATGGAAAGCTCAAAAGCAAGGTATTCCCGAACAGCCGGGATGGTTATGCAGAGCTAGGAAAATGGCTGAAGAATCAGGGTGTTACGCTGGATTTGGTCCATGTTTGCATGGAGTCGACGGGAGTGTACAGCGAGCCAGCCGCACTAGCGCTAGTAGACTTGGGGCTGAAGGTCAGCGTGGTCAACCCGGCCAGCGTCAAGGGATTTGGCCAGAGTTTGATCATCCGGAACAAAAACGACAAAGCCGATGCTGCTGTTATTGCGCGTTATTGTGCAGCGATACAGCCAGCGCTGTGGCAGGCCCCGTCGCCTGAGCAGCGGCAGTTGAGAGCGTGGAACGAACACCTGGCGTCGTTGAAGGACATTCGACAGCAACAGGCCAATCGTATTGAAGCGCTCGAGTTCGCTAACCAAGGCGAGGTCGCAGCTCATGCGAAGACGCATTTGAAATGGCTAGACAAGGAAATCAAGCAGCTCGAGAACGACATCGATGATCACATCGATCGCCACCCCGATCTGCAACGCGACGCCGAGTTGATCGAATCCATTCCAGGCCTTGGCCGCGGTACCGCGGCCAAGGTACTCGGTCGTGTGGGTGACCTACGACGCTTTGGAAGCGCCAAAGAATTGGCTGCCTACATCGGTGTAACGCCACGCCAAAGGCAATCTGGCAGCTCGATCAGAGGCAGAACTACGATCAGTCGAATGGGGTGCCGAGACCTGCGAGCGGCTCTCTACATGCCAGCAATGACCGCGATTAGGAAGAATCCACTGCTAAGTGAGTTTGCCAACCGGCTGGAATCTTCTGGCATGGCAAAGATGGCGGTGATCGCTGCCGTCATGCGCAAACTCGTGCACCAAATGTACGGCGTTGTCCGCTCGGGCAAGCCATTTGATCCGAACCATCTGAACAAACAGCTTGAGCTCCAACACGGTATCTGACACCTGCCATTGACACCATTTCCGGTGAATCGCCGGAAATGGTGTCAGACACCTGACCTTCGACTCCTGCCTCTTCGATACTGCCCCTTCAGCGCTTGCGCTGATCCCTGGGAAAACGCAGCTTGTAATGCAAGCCCATGCCCGGCGCACTGCTGACCTTGATGGTGCCGCCCAGCGGGCCGGTGACCAGGTTGTACAGGATGTGCGCGCCCAGCCCGGAACCACCGCTGCCCCGCTTGGTGGTGAAGAACGGGTCGAACAGCTGGCCCAGCAGGCCCTGGTCCATGCCCATGCCATCGTCGCTGTAGTCGAGCAGCACGTGCTCGCCATCGAGGCGGCCGCTGATGCGGATGGTGCCGGCCTGGTCGTCCTCGAAACCGTGCACCAGCGAATTCTCGATCATGTTGGTGACGATCTGCGATACCGCGCCCGGGAAGCTGTCCAGGTGGATATCCGGCGGGCAGTCCACCTGCACCTTGACGGGATTGCCCTTCAGCTTCGGCTGCAGCGACAGCAGCACCTCGGCCAGGTATTTCGCCAGGTTGAAGTGGCGAATGTTTTCCGACGACTGGTCCACCGCCACCTGCTTGAAGCTGCGCACCAGCGCGGCGGCGCGCTGGGTGTTGGTCGTCATGATGCGCAGCGACTGGTCGACGGTATCGAAGAACATGGCCAGGCCTTCTTCGTCCAGCCGGCCCTCGGCCAGGTCTTCCCGCGTCAGTTTCAGTTCCTGCACCAGGTGCGAGGTGGCGGTCACGCAGATGCCCAGCGGCGTGTTGATCTCGTGCGCCACGCCGGCGACCAGGCGCCCCAGCGATGCCAGCTTTTCCTGCCGCACCAGTTCCGACTGCGCATCCTGCAGCTGCGTCAGCGCGTTGTTGAGCGCTTCGTTCTGCCGCTCCAGCGCGGCTCTCGCGGAATCGAGCCGCACCGTACGCTCCTGCACGGCGCGCTCCAGCCGGTCCATGCTTTGCAAGCCTTGCAGCGCGGACGAAACCTGGCTGGCGATCAGGGCGAACAGCGCCTGGTCTTCCTCGCTGTAGGTATGCGCCTTGTCGTAGCTCTGGATGACGATGGCGCCCAGCGGCTGCTGGTTCTGGTCCATCAGCGGGCAGCCGATCCAGTGCTCGGCGATCGTGCCCACGCCGAAGGCGGCGATCTTCTTGCGGGAGAGATGCTCGTCCGCCGTCATCACGAGGCAGCGGCGGTTCAGGATCACCCACGCGGTGGGCGACTCGTCCGGCGACGCCAGATGCGTCACTTCATCCGGATCGGGCGGCGTATCGGCTTCATCGACGTAATAGACGAAGCGTACCGCGTTCGGTGCGCCGTCGCGGTCGTTCAGGGCCACGTAGAAATTGGCCGCATACATGATGCGGCCCAGCGCACCGTGCACGGCGCGCAGGAACCCGACGATGTCGGTGCAGCGCGTGGACAGCTGGCCGATTTCCAGCAGCACGGCCTGGACGGCTTCGAGACGGCGGAGGCGATCTTCCATCGAATTTCCCGTAGTAAATAAATGCAGTCAGGAAATATAACAGGCGCCCACGCCGAGGGCCAGCGCCACTACAAAAATGCAACAGATTGGCGTTACGGCTTCCGGTAGCCGCCTTCGATCCACTCGGTGGCGCTGGTGGCGGACAGGCGGAAGTCCGGCCGCGTGCGCACCGACGCCAGTTCGTCGCCATATTCGTCGACGGCGGTCAGCGTGGCATAGGGCTCGTCCTCGTCCGGCGTGATGACCATCTTGACGGTGATTGCCGCGCCTTCGTCCGTTACCACGCGCACCGATTTGTGCAGCCGCGCATGCAGCTGCTGTTCGTGGCGGCGGATGACTTCGTTGGCCGTCTTGACCAGCGTGTGGAAAGCCGAGATATCCAGGGGCTTGGGATTTTTCTTGTCGCGGCCCATCGTCCATGGCCCGACCAGCGCCGGCTCCGGTTCGCCATCCTTGATCATCGCCACGGCCCAGCCGTCGTCGTCCTCGTTCTTGATGACGCGGGCGGTCCAGCCCTGGCCCTGCCAGACGCGGTCTTCCTGGATCAGCGCATCCTCGGGCTCTTCGTGGTCGTCATGCTGCCCCTGCTGTTCCGCTTGTTCGGCTTGTTCCATCAACGTTTCCTCGATCAGATCTTCCATGGGTCCTCTCGGCAAATTACTGTATGAATACCCAGTACTATAGCAGCTTCAGAGGGAAAAATGGGAGTCTCCCCGACGCCTCGTATGGGGGATGCCACCCTGTGCGGTGCAACCGGACAATGGCGAGCATGAGAACGCCTTCCCTGCCCCCGCTTTTGTCCGCGCTTTTGTCCTCGCTTTTGCCACCGCTTTTGTCCCCGCTTTGGTCCCCTTTCTCGCCACCGTCTTTGCCATCGCGCTTGCCCCGACTCTTGCCCCGACGCTTGCCCCGACTCTTGCTCCGACTCTTGCTCCAATTTTTGCCACGCTTCCTCCTCCCTGCCGCTTGCGCCGCGGCGGCGCCGTTCGCCCATGCCCAGCAGGTGCAGGTCTACGGCCGCCTCAACGTTTCGCTGGAAGCGGCCCGGGCGCCGGGCGTGCACGCCGAACGCATGGTCAACAACCGCTCGGTGCTGGGCTTCAGGGGCAGCGAAGACCTGGGCGGCGGCCTGAAGGCATTGTTCCAGATCGAGGGCACGCTGGCGCCCGATAGCGGTGCCGGGGAAATCGCCCGCCGCGATACGCGCGTCGGGCTGGAAGGCGCGTTCGGCACGGTGTTCGCCGGCCACTGGAGCACGGCCTACAACGGCGCCACGTCCAGCCTGGACCCGTTCTATCCGACCACGGCCGGCTACATGAGCATCCTCGCCAACGGGGCGGCGGCGTCCACCGACAACGTCGCCGACGTGGCCTCGTTCGACCGGCGCCAGGCCAACAGCGTGCACTGGTGGTCGCCCCGCTGGCGCGGCTGGACGCTGCGGGCCACGCACGGCCTGCCGGAAGAGCGGCCGGCCGGCGGCGCGAAACCTTCGCTGCTGTCGCTGGCGCTGATCCACGACGCGGGGCCGCTGTACCTGGCGCTGGCCCACGAACGCCACCATGAGTACCATGGGCCCGGCACCGCCGACACGGGCAGCAAGGCCGCCATCGGCTACCTGTCCGGCACCACGCGGCTGGCCGTCGTCGCCGAGCGCCTCGCCTACCAGCTGCCCGCCGGGCGGCTCGCCCGCAACGCGCTGTACGTATCGCTGAGCCACCAGGCCGGGCGGCATGGCTTGCGTGCCAGCATCGGCAAGGCGGGCGATGGCCATGGCGGCGGCACAGTCGGTTTCGTGCGCGGCGGGGCCGATACCGGCGCCGTGCATGCGACCGCCGGCTACGAGTACCTGTTCTCGCCCCGCACCACGGTGTACGCGTACCACACGCGGCTGCATAACGACGGCAACGCGGCGTATGACTTCCCGATCAACGGCGTGAAGGGATTCACCGATTCGCTGGCCGGCGCGCACATCTCCGCCACCTCGTTCGGACTGCGCCACAGTTTCTAGAAAGAACGGCGGCACAGCAGAAAACCGGTGACAGGCTCCGATTATGAGAATAATCGGAGCCTGTCACCGGTTTTTCTCACTGGTTTCGCATCGCTTTCGAAAACAATCGGAGCCTGTCACCGGTTTCACATCGCTTTCGAAATAATCGGAGCCTGTCACCGGTTCTGGTGTCAGTAACCGGCCCCCGCTTCTTTCCCGTTCACCCCGCAAATCCAACCGTTCGTCGCTTTCACCCCGCATCTCCAGGGATGGCCGCGTAAAGTCCACTCATCGCCACTGCCACTCCCTGGAGCACATCATGAAAAAACTTCTCGCCGTCACCATCGTCGTGCTGCTGTTCATCGCGGCGTGCAATGCCTTCGATTCCCCGTGGGGCCATGACTTCCACGTCAATGTCGATGGCGAGGAATTCGACGGGCCGTTCGGCTGGGTGCTGGGCGTGCTGCTGGCCGGTGGCGGCTTGCTGATCGGCGCCATCGTGGTGGTCTGCGTGGCGATCCTGGTGGGCCTGCTGTTTGCCGGGCTGGGCGTACTCGTGGTGTTCGGGCTGGCCGCGCTGGGCGTGGCGATCGCCGCCGCGCTGTCGCCGCTGCTGCTGCCGCTGGCGATCGTCATCGGGCTGGTGTGGTATTTCAGCCGCCGCGACAAGCGCCGCGCGGCGGCCATGAAGGAAGCGGCCGTCTGAAACTGATGCCGCTTAGATAAGTCCACCCCAAATGCAAAGCCCGGGGTCAGACCCGGCGGGGTGAAGCAGGGGTTTCGCGAAGCATGCTTCGCGCCTGCGGAACGATGCTGGCATGCATGCCAGCATTCCTTCCTGACCCCAGCCCTTCGCTGTTGGGGTGAATGCATGTGCTTCCACGTATCGGGTAACGCTCAACTTAGCGGCGTTACCGTCTGAGACCGGCTTGTGTAAGAAAGCCAAAAACGCAGCAAGTAAAAACAGAAAGGGCCGCAAGCGCGGCCCTTTTCATTTTATGCAGCCTTCCCGGCCACGTAGTTCTGGTAGCCCCGCGCCCGCAGCGCGCAGGCCGGGCACTCGCCGCAACCGTAGCCCCAGTCGTGCAGGGCGCCCCGCTCGCCCTTGTAGCAGGTGTGCGTATCGGCGCGGATCAGGTCGACCAGCGGCTGGCCGCCGAGGTTTTCGGCCAGTTCCCAGGTTTGCGCCTTGTCCAGCCACATCAGCGGTGTTTCCACCTTGCTGCGCGTATCCATGCCCAGGTTCAGCGCCACCTGCAGCGCCTTCATCGTGTCGTCGCGGCAGTCCGGGTAGCCGGAGAAATCGGTTTCGCACATGCCGCCCACCAGCACGTTCATGCCGCGCCGGTAGGCCAGCGTGGCCGCCACCATCATGAACATCAGGTTGCGGCCGGGGACGAAGGTATTCGGCAGGCCGTTGGCCTGCATGGTGATCTCGATCTCCTCCGTCATCGCCGTGTGCGACAGCTGGGAAATCAGCCCCAGATCGATCATGTGGTCCTCGCCCAGCCTGGCGTCCCAGTCGGGCCGCAGCACGCGCAGCTTCGCCAGCAATTGCGGACGCATCGCCAGCTCGATCGCGTGGCGCTGGCCATAGTCGAAGCCGATCGTCTCGACCCGTTCGTAGCGGTCCAGCGCCCAGGCCAGGCAGGTGGTGGAATCCTGTCCGCCGGAGAACAGCACCAGGGCGGCATCGCGTGTCATCATCGCATCCTCGTCAAAACAACTCGAAACAAACTTTTAAAAAAACTCGAACAACAAACCCGAAACCTGAATCTTATTAGTACGCCATCTTTTTTACCAATCCGGTAACATCGCGCCGATAACAATCACATCGTCCACCGGGGATCACGAATTTTGGCACAACTCGTCACAAATGTAATGCGGCTGGCCTGCGTGGTGGTGCTGGCGGCGCCGCTGGCGCTCCATGCGGCGGAGGGGCTGCAGTACAACGTCCGGATCAACGCCCCAGGCGACCTCGACGATCTGCTTGAAGAAAACCTCGATCTCCTGAAGTACCGCGGCAATCCCCGTACCGACATCGAACAGCTGCGCCGCATGGTGCGCACGGCGCCGGCGCAGGCCAACACGCTGCTCGCCACCGAAGGCTACTACTCGCCCACCGTCAACGTGCGGCTGGACGAGAGCGGCACGTCGCCGCAGGTGACCGTCGACGTGACGCCCGGCGATCCGGTGCTGGTGGGCGCCGTTGAAATCGTGCTGAACGGCTTTGCCTCCAATCCGGAATCGCCGTTCGACAAGGAAGCGCTGAAAGCCAGCTGGCCTTTGGCGGAGGGCCAGGTATTCCGCCAGGCGGACTGGGAAGGCGCCAAACGCGCGATCCTGCGCGCCGTGGTGCAGACCCGCTACCCGCGCGCGCAGATGACGGAAAGCGTGGCCACCGTCGACCCCGACACCAAGCGCGCATTGCTGCGCGTGGCGCTGGACAGCGGCCCCGAGATGCGCTTCGGCGCCATCCGGATCGAAGGCCTGAAGCGCTATCCGGAAGAGATCATCCTGAACCTCAACAAGATCAAGCCGGGCGACTTGTACAGCGAAGCGGAATTGCAGGCGTTCCAGTCGAAGCTGCAGGACACCGGCTACTTCTCGTACGTGGAAGTGACGGCGGACCTGAACACCCTGATCGGCGAACGGCAGGAAGCGCAGGCCGAACAGAGCGCCGGCGCGCCGCAGCCGGCCACGCTGCCGCCGGTGCCGCTGCTGGTGCACGTGGTGGAAAACAAGCGCAAGAACGCCAGCGTGGGTATCGGCTTTTCCACCAACACAGGCGGCCGCGCCTCGGTTGCCTACGACGACCTGGCCGTGTGGGGCCTGCGCCTGAAAAGCGCGCTGACGGTGGAACAGAAGAAGCAGTCGGCACGCGGCGACTTCTACTTCCCCACCACGGCCGATGGCTACAACGACAGCTTCGGCGCCGCGCTGGAGCGCAACGACATCGAAGGCGAAGTCACGCGCACCGCCTCGGTCTACGCCAAGCGGGCCTGGGGCACGCCGCTGCTGGAACGCAGCATCTCGGCCGAGTACCTGAACGAGAGCCGCACGATCGCCGGGGCGACATCGGAAACGTCATCGACCCATGCGATGAGCCTGCCGATCACCTATGCCGTCACGTGGCGCAAGCTGGATAACCTGGTCTTCCCCACCCGGGGCTATGTGCTGAACGCCACGGCCGGCGGCGCGCTGCTGCCGATCCTCACCGACGAGAAATTCATCCGCGTCACGGCGCGCGGCATCACCTACCGGCCCATCGATCCGAAAAACCTGCTGATCTTCCGCGGCGAGATCGGCGCGCTGCGCTCGGGCAGCAAGGAAGGCGTGCCGGCCACCTACCTGTTCCGCGCCGGCGGCGACAATTCGGTGCGCGGCTATGCCTACCAAGAGCTGGGCGTGCAGGAAGGCGATGCCACCGTGGGCGGCCGCTACCTGGCCACCGCCAGCGCCGAATACCAGTACTGGTTCCGCCCCACCTGGGGCGCCGCGGTGTTCTACGATGCCGGCAACGCCGCCGATTCGCTGTCGGAGATCCATCCGAAATCGGGCTACGGCGTCGGTGCCCGCTACAAGAGCCCGGTGGGTCCGATCAATGTCGACGTGGCCTTCGGCCACGCGACGCGCAAGGCGCGCCTGCACTTCTCACTGGGATTCACGTTCTGATGGCCGACGATACCAACACCCCCGACACCCCGGCCGGCCAGGATGGCGACAACGCGCCCCTGCCGCGCAAGGAGCGCCGCTGGCTGCGCCGCACGCTGATCGGCACCGGCATCACGGTCGTCGTCCTGGGCGGCGCGATCTGGCTGCTGGGCCGGGAAACCACGCTGCAGCAGATCGCCGAGCGCGTGGCGCGGGCCAGCGGCGGCGCGATCACGATCACCGGCGTTACCGGTTCGCTGTACAACCACATGCACATCGGCCGCGTGGTCTACAAGGGCAAGACCAGCACGATCACGGCCGACAATATCGACATCGACTGGTCGCCGCTGCAGTTCTTCTCGTCCGGCATCGAGATCAGCGAGCTGCGCGTGCAGTCGGTGCTGATGCAGACCACCGCCGAGGACGACGAGCCGCTGACCGTTCCCGCCACGCTCGCGCCGCCGTTCC belongs to Pseudoduganella albidiflava and includes:
- the queC gene encoding 7-cyano-7-deazaguanine synthase QueC, which translates into the protein MMTRDAALVLFSGGQDSTTCLAWALDRYERVETIGFDYGQRHAIELAMRPQLLAKLRVLRPDWDARLGEDHMIDLGLISQLSHTAMTEEIEITMQANGLPNTFVPGRNLMFMMVAATLAYRRGMNVLVGGMCETDFSGYPDCRDDTMKALQVALNLGMDTRSKVETPLMWLDKAQTWELAENLGGQPLVDLIRADTHTCYKGERGALHDWGYGCGECPACALRARGYQNYVAGKAA
- a CDS encoding autotransporter assembly complex protein TamA, translated to MRLACVVVLAAPLALHAAEGLQYNVRINAPGDLDDLLEENLDLLKYRGNPRTDIEQLRRMVRTAPAQANTLLATEGYYSPTVNVRLDESGTSPQVTVDVTPGDPVLVGAVEIVLNGFASNPESPFDKEALKASWPLAEGQVFRQADWEGAKRAILRAVVQTRYPRAQMTESVATVDPDTKRALLRVALDSGPEMRFGAIRIEGLKRYPEEIILNLNKIKPGDLYSEAELQAFQSKLQDTGYFSYVEVTADLNTLIGERQEAQAEQSAGAPQPATLPPVPLLVHVVENKRKNASVGIGFSTNTGGRASVAYDDLAVWGLRLKSALTVEQKKQSARGDFYFPTTADGYNDSFGAALERNDIEGEVTRTASVYAKRAWGTPLLERSISAEYLNESRTIAGATSETSSTHAMSLPITYAVTWRKLDNLVFPTRGYVLNATAGGALLPILTDEKFIRVTARGITYRPIDPKNLLIFRGEIGALRSGSKEGVPATYLFRAGGDNSVRGYAYQELGVQEGDATVGGRYLATASAEYQYWFRPTWGAAVFYDAGNAADSLSEIHPKSGYGVGARYKSPVGPINVDVAFGHATRKARLHFSLGFTF